Proteins from a genomic interval of Polaribacter sp. Q13:
- the leuB gene encoding 3-isopropylmalate dehydrogenase, whose protein sequence is MKLNIALLAGDGIGPEVIDQAVKVSDAIAQKFNHEITWKPALTGAAAIDAVGEPYPDATHDICVASDAVLFGAIGHPKYDNDPSATVRPEQGLLKMRKKLGLFANVRPTFTFPSLLDKSPLKRERIEGTDLVFLRELTGGIYFGEKGRRDEGETAFDNCVYTRAEVQRLAVKGFELAMTRGKKLCCVDKANVLETSRLWRETVQAMEKDYPEVEVSYEFVDAVAMRLVQWPNSYDVLITENLFGDILTDEASVISGSMGLMPSASVGTENALFEPIHGSYPQATGLNIANPMATVLSAAMMFENFGLQEEGKAIRAAVNKALDAGFVTEDLADGGKAYGTKEVGDWLAKNI, encoded by the coding sequence ATGAAATTAAATATCGCATTATTAGCAGGAGACGGAATAGGACCTGAAGTAATTGATCAAGCAGTAAAAGTATCTGATGCAATTGCTCAAAAATTTAACCACGAAATTACTTGGAAACCAGCTTTAACAGGTGCTGCTGCCATTGATGCAGTGGGTGAACCTTATCCAGATGCAACACATGATATTTGTGTAGCTTCAGATGCTGTTTTATTTGGTGCAATTGGACATCCAAAATATGATAATGATCCTTCTGCAACGGTTCGTCCAGAGCAAGGTTTATTAAAAATGCGTAAAAAATTAGGCTTATTTGCAAATGTAAGACCAACATTTACGTTTCCATCTTTATTAGATAAATCTCCTTTAAAAAGAGAAAGAATAGAAGGAACTGATTTGGTTTTTTTACGCGAATTAACTGGAGGTATTTACTTTGGTGAAAAAGGTAGAAGAGACGAAGGAGAAACTGCTTTCGATAATTGTGTATATACAAGAGCTGAGGTTCAAAGATTAGCTGTAAAAGGTTTTGAATTGGCAATGACTCGTGGTAAGAAATTATGTTGTGTAGATAAAGCAAACGTTTTAGAAACATCTCGTTTATGGAGAGAAACTGTACAAGCTATGGAAAAAGATTATCCAGAAGTTGAAGTTTCTTATGAATTTGTAGATGCAGTTGCAATGCGTTTAGTTCAATGGCCAAATAGTTATGACGTATTAATTACTGAAAACTTATTCGGAGATATTTTAACAGATGAAGCTTCTGTAATTTCTGGTTCTATGGGATTAATGCCATCTGCATCTGTAGGAACTGAGAATGCTTTGTTTGAGCCAATACACGGTTCTTACCCACAAGCAACAGGATTAAATATTGCAAACCCAATGGCTACTGTTTTATCTGCAGCAATGATGTTTGAAAACTTTGGTTTACAAGAAGAAGGAAAAGCAATTAGAGCTGCTGTAAATAAAGCTTTAGATGCAGGTTTTGTAACTGAAGATTTAGCAGACGGTGGAAAAGCTTACGGAACAAAAGAAGTAGGAGACTGGTTAGCTAAAAATATCTAG